In Verrucomicrobiia bacterium, the sequence CGGCGACGGCAACGGGCGTTGCGTTGTTCGCCGCAGCCGGTTGGTGACCGCGATCTTTCAACGCAAGCCACAGCAGCAGATTTCCCAGAATGATGGCGGCCACGAGCGTGAACAGCAGCATTTGCGCGCCGCTGCCCGATTTGGCGGGCGCCGCGTCGGCCGGGCGCAACGTGGGGCCGCTGGCGGGCGGCGGGTTTTGCTGTTGCGCCTCCTTGGTGCGTTTCAGGGCATCGTTGATCAGGCTCATGATTTACTCCGCAATGTGGCCTTCCAGTTCGCGAATCGCGCGGCCAATCAAGCTGTAACCAATCCGGTCGGTTTGGTGCACAAAGCCGGCCAGCAGCGCCTTGTCGCACACCGCGTTCACGAGGCGCGGCACGCCGTCGCTGTAACGATGAATGCGCCAGATGGCGGCGGTCGTGAACTGCGGCCGGCCGTTGCCGCCGGAAACGTGGATGCGATGCCGGATGTATTCGCCGACTTCCTCCCGCGTCAATGCACTCAGGTGGTAGCGCACGGTAATGCGCTGACGCAGTTGCCGGAGGTTGTGCGCGTTCAACCGGTCGCGCAGCTCGGGTTGTCCCATCAACACGATCTGCAACAGCTTCCGGTCGTCCGTCTCCAGATTCGAGAGCAGGCGGACCTGTTCGAGCAGCTCGTCGGTCAGATTCTGTGCCTCGTCAATGATCAGCACGGCGTCCTTGC encodes:
- a CDS encoding AAA family ATPase; its protein translation is MYLEHYGLKEPPFAITPNPRFLFYSGKHREAYNHLLYGIRERKGFVQLTGEVGAGKTTLCRAMLDALDGQFATALILNPVMSPNEMMKAIAIEFGLAVEGMDRLETLAVINEFLLWRAGNGKDAVLIIDEAQNLTDELLEQVRLLSNLETDDRKLLQIVLMGQPELRDRLNAHNLRQLRQRITVRYHLSALTREEVGEYIRHRIHVSGGNGRPQFTTAAIWRIHRYSDGVPRLVNAVCDKALLAGFVHQTDRIGYSLIGRAIRELEGHIAE